The following coding sequences are from one Mesorhizobium onobrychidis window:
- the hisA gene encoding 1-(5-phosphoribosyl)-5-[(5-phosphoribosylamino)methylideneamino]imidazole-4-carboxamide isomerase — MILFPAIDLKDGKCVRLKHGDMATATIYNDDPGAQARAFEQQGFEWLHVVDLNGAFKGQSVNSAAVGAILKATKNPVQLGGGIRTLAQVEDWLDRGLARIILGTVAVRDPDLVRQACKAFPGRIAVGIDAKGGKVAVEGWAEASSLGVIELARKFEGAGVAAIIYTDIDRDGVLTGINWDATIDLAEAVSIPVIASGGLASIADIVRMTMPDAQKLEGAISGRALYDGRIDPAEALAILAAGSEKARAR; from the coding sequence GTGATCCTGTTCCCGGCCATCGACCTCAAGGACGGCAAGTGCGTGCGCCTGAAGCACGGCGACATGGCGACCGCGACGATCTACAATGACGACCCGGGCGCGCAGGCCAGGGCCTTCGAGCAACAGGGCTTTGAATGGCTGCATGTCGTCGACCTCAACGGCGCCTTCAAGGGCCAGAGTGTCAACAGCGCGGCGGTCGGCGCCATCCTCAAAGCGACAAAAAACCCGGTGCAGCTCGGCGGCGGCATCCGCACCCTGGCGCAGGTCGAGGACTGGCTCGATCGCGGGCTGGCCCGCATCATTCTCGGCACGGTGGCGGTGCGCGATCCGGATCTGGTCAGGCAGGCCTGCAAGGCGTTCCCGGGCAGGATCGCCGTCGGCATCGACGCCAAGGGCGGCAAGGTAGCGGTCGAGGGCTGGGCCGAGGCCTCGAGCCTCGGCGTCATCGAACTGGCGAGGAAGTTCGAGGGCGCCGGCGTCGCCGCCATCATCTACACCGACATCGACCGCGACGGTGTGCTGACCGGCATAAACTGGGATGCCACCATCGATCTCGCCGAAGCGGTTTCGATCCCGGTCATAGCCTCCGGGGGGCTCGCCTCGATCGCCGACATCGTGCGCATGACCATGCCCGATGCGCAAAAACTCGAAGGCGCCATCTCCGGCCGCGCACTATATGACGGGCGTATCGATCCGGCCGAGGCACTGGCCATCCTGGCGGCAGGATCGGAGAAGGCGAGGGCGCGATGA
- a CDS encoding DUF1330 domain-containing protein, with protein sequence MSKKGYWMAMVDVRDPEGYKQYIEANAAAFAKYGAKFPVRAGRYANPEGPTGNRHVLVEFESYDRAIECYESPEYREALKYRLAASTGHFVIVEGA encoded by the coding sequence ATGAGCAAGAAAGGCTACTGGATGGCGATGGTCGATGTCCGCGATCCCGAGGGCTACAAGCAATATATCGAGGCGAACGCGGCGGCGTTTGCGAAATATGGTGCGAAGTTTCCCGTGCGTGCGGGGCGTTACGCGAACCCGGAAGGGCCGACAGGCAACCGCCACGTCCTGGTGGAGTTCGAGTCCTACGACAGGGCGATAGAATGCTACGAATCGCCTGAATACCGGGAGGCATTGAAGTACAGGCTTGCCGCCTCGACCGGTCACTTCGTCATTGTTGAAGGCGCCTGA
- the hisH gene encoding imidazole glycerol phosphate synthase subunit HisH, with amino-acid sequence MRVAIIDYGSGNLRSATKAFERAAHEAGIAAAIDLTADAERVRTADRIVLPGVGAYADCAAGLRAVAGMWEAVEEVAIVKGRPFLGICVGMQLMSERGLEKTVTKGFGWIAGDVKEITPADPALKIPQIGWNTIELTRKHPLFSGIPTGTKGLHAYFVHSYHLDARKADDVLAIADYGGPVTATVVSDNLAGTQFHPEKSQALGLALITNFLRWRP; translated from the coding sequence ATGCGGGTCGCGATCATCGACTACGGCTCGGGCAACCTGCGCTCGGCCACCAAGGCCTTCGAGCGCGCCGCGCATGAAGCCGGAATCGCCGCCGCGATCGACCTGACCGCCGATGCCGAGCGTGTCAGAACCGCCGACCGCATCGTCCTGCCCGGCGTCGGCGCCTATGCCGATTGCGCGGCCGGGCTGCGCGCTGTGGCCGGCATGTGGGAAGCGGTCGAGGAGGTGGCGATCGTCAAGGGGCGGCCGTTCCTCGGCATCTGCGTCGGCATGCAGCTGATGTCGGAGCGGGGCCTGGAAAAGACCGTTACAAAAGGTTTTGGCTGGATCGCCGGGGACGTCAAGGAGATCACCCCGGCCGATCCTGCGCTGAAGATCCCGCAGATCGGCTGGAACACGATCGAGCTCACGCGCAAGCATCCGCTGTTTTCCGGCATTCCGACCGGCACCAAGGGATTGCACGCCTATTTCGTCCATTCCTATCATCTCGACGCCAGGAAAGCCGACGACGTGCTGGCGATTGCCGATTATGGCGGTCCGGTGACGGCCACTGTTGTCAGCGACAATCTCGCCGGCACGCAGTTCCATCCCGAAAAGAGCCAGGCGCTTGGCCTGGCGCTGATCACCAATTTCCTGCGCTGGAGGCCCTAG
- a CDS encoding DUF2628 domain-containing protein, producing MAIYVVMEPPGRGEKPDTTAFVRDGFSWLGFLVPPLWLLWHRLWIEAALAFVAMALLSMLAEGMSLGLAGPLLSLLVSLYVGLEGQALRIAALRRRGWHEWGVVAAGRIDDADTRYVLEAEAHSDEQAPAQRIVPDAAHARPAHMGIALGLNHTPGRP from the coding sequence ATGGCGATCTATGTCGTGATGGAACCGCCGGGCCGCGGCGAAAAGCCTGACACAACGGCCTTTGTCCGTGATGGGTTTTCTTGGCTCGGCTTCCTCGTGCCGCCGCTGTGGCTGCTCTGGCACCGGTTGTGGATCGAGGCAGCGCTGGCGTTTGTCGCCATGGCTCTCCTTTCGATGCTTGCCGAAGGAATGAGCCTTGGGCTCGCCGGCCCGCTGCTGTCGCTGCTTGTATCGCTCTATGTCGGTCTGGAAGGTCAGGCCTTGCGGATTGCCGCGTTGCGCCGTCGTGGCTGGCATGAATGGGGCGTCGTCGCGGCCGGCAGGATCGACGATGCCGATACGCGCTATGTGCTGGAAGCCGAAGCGCATTCGGATGAGCAAGCGCCCGCGCAACGCATCGTCCCGGATGCTGCCCATGCCCGGCCAGCGCATATGGGCATCGCGCTAGGGTTGAACCACACTCCGGGAAGACCCTGA
- the hisB gene encoding imidazoleglycerol-phosphate dehydratase HisB — MLPRSANASRKTGETDISVSVQVDGSGKSDISTGVGFFDHMLDQLSRHSLIDMTVKAKGDLHIDDHHTVEDTGIALGQALAKALGERRGIMRYASVDLAMDETLTRAAIDVSGRPFLVWNVAFSSPKIGTFDTELVREFFQALAQNAGITLHVTNHYGANNHHIAETCFKAVARALRIALESDPRQPDAVPSTKGSLKG, encoded by the coding sequence ATGCTGCCCCGTTCCGCCAACGCCAGCCGCAAGACTGGGGAAACCGACATCTCCGTATCGGTCCAGGTCGACGGCTCGGGAAAATCCGATATTTCGACAGGCGTCGGCTTCTTCGACCACATGCTGGACCAGCTGTCGCGCCATTCGCTGATTGACATGACGGTCAAGGCCAAGGGCGATCTGCACATAGACGACCACCACACGGTCGAGGACACCGGCATCGCGCTCGGCCAGGCGCTTGCCAAGGCGTTGGGCGAGCGGCGCGGTATCATGCGCTATGCCTCGGTCGATCTCGCCATGGACGAGACGCTGACGCGCGCGGCGATCGACGTCTCCGGCCGTCCTTTCCTTGTCTGGAACGTTGCGTTCTCGTCGCCGAAGATCGGCACGTTCGACACCGAACTGGTACGCGAATTCTTCCAGGCCCTGGCGCAGAATGCCGGCATCACGCTGCATGTCACCAACCACTACGGCGCCAACAATCACCACATCGCCGAGACCTGCTTCAAGGCGGTGGCGCGTGCGCTGCGCATCGCGCTTGAAAGCGACCCGCGCCAGCCGGACGCGGTTCCTTCCACCAAGGGATCTCTGAAGGGATAG
- the hslV gene encoding ATP-dependent protease subunit HslV — protein MSNELTMHATTILTVRRGGKVVIAGDGQVSLGQTIMKGNAKKVRRIGKSGNVIAGFAGATADAFTLLERLEAKLEQYPEQLTRACVELAKDWRTDRYLRRLEAMMLVADKSVSLALTGTGDVLEPEHGVMAIGSGGNYALAAARALMDSDKDAEEIARKAMQIASDICVYTNNNFVIETLDAG, from the coding sequence ATGTCGAATGAACTGACCATGCACGCCACGACGATTCTGACCGTGCGCAGGGGCGGCAAGGTGGTGATCGCCGGTGACGGCCAGGTCAGCCTTGGCCAGACGATCATGAAAGGCAACGCCAAGAAGGTGCGCCGCATTGGCAAAAGCGGCAATGTCATTGCCGGTTTCGCCGGTGCCACCGCTGATGCCTTCACGCTTCTGGAGCGGCTCGAGGCCAAGCTCGAACAATATCCGGAGCAATTGACGCGGGCCTGCGTCGAACTCGCCAAGGACTGGCGCACCGACCGCTATCTGCGCCGGCTGGAAGCGATGATGCTGGTTGCCGACAAGTCGGTCTCACTGGCGCTGACCGGCACCGGCGACGTGCTCGAACCCGAACATGGCGTCATGGCCATCGGTTCGGGCGGCAACTACGCGCTGGCCGCGGCGCGCGCGCTGATGGACTCCGACAAGGATGCCGAAGAAATCGCCCGCAAGGCGATGCAGATCGCATCCGACATTTGCGTCTACACCAACAACAACTTTGTCATCGAAACCCTCGATGCCGGCTGA